GTAATCACAAAGCAACGAGAAATGTAAGCCTTCACCTATCCTGAATACAACAAAACTGTGATGTGCTAAAAGTTATTTAGGTAACTCATGCAATGGATGACCGTCAGCCTCCAAATCCATCTATAAAACAGTATAAAAATCCCAAATGAACAAACAATTAAGAGACAAAACTGAGCAAgaaaattaaccaaaatttagataaaaaaaaccAGCCATGGCGGTTGTGAAATCCCTGGTGTGTCACAGTTCACAAGCTGCAGTTTTGCTTCTGCTTCTGGTTGTAGCCTCAGTGCAGACCCGAACGAGTAAGGCACAGCTGAGCTGCACAAACCAACTCATCAACCTGAATGTGTGCGCACCCTTTATGGTGCCTGGTGCCACCGAGACCCAGCCTAATTCCCTGTGTTGTGGTGCACTCCAAGCTGTGCAACATGATTGCCTCTGCAGCACTCTCAGGATTGCTTCTCAACTTCCTTCTCAATGCAATCTTCCACCTCTCTATTGTGCCACCtgacatatatgcatgcatgcaagcaagctggtagaatatatatatatatggctgcagttttatttttcttttggaaTGTGTGTCATCATATGTGACAAAGCAAATGCAATGGAGATCAAAGTTATAATTAGTACTTGGAAATAAAAGTATCTTAAAAAATCAGTTTAGCTTCATTGATTCATGCAACTATTTCAAGGAGACCATGTCAAATTTTGAAGTTTGATTGATTGATTCGATTGTATCAATAATGACTTGAATCGGTAATAGATTAAACTAATTGaattaaaactaaattataatgattttatctTCACCTTACTAATGGCAACAAGTTACAACAAGTTATAACTTTGTTTTAAAAAGTATGGGGtttaatttagaattttgattttaaatttattgaatgaattaaatggattaaaataaatacaaattagTGATTTGTCATAATTTACAAACAATTTTGTAACTTGCTCAAGAAGTTAGTGTTTGAATCTTAAGAACTTGGGGGTTGGAATCTTAATTTTATATTTGTTGAACAAAACAAAGAACTAATTGGAACAAAAACAGAATCTTAATGACTTCATTAGGAATCTATAAAACTCTAAACAATAACCAGCATAGGTCAGGTTTTCAAGTTGTTATTAAATTTGCAAAAACTTCTTTTACATCATTATTTGTTCTATCTTCTGGACATTTAAAACTTTACTCCTTACACCACCACCGATGTTTCACCATTCATCAAAAAGAGAATCAGCAGGTCGTGTTATAATGCAAGAATTGATGATATATAATGCCATGTGAGGTTCGTTTATCATCATCTTAATCGTTTTAAGTTCTATATTTTCAGGTATGGTTCATTGTTTTAAAACGAGTTTGGTTGGTCGACAGATTGTTGTTTCCACTGATCCTGATGTCAACCATTTCATTTTCCAACAAGAAGGGAAACTGGTGCAAAACTGGTACATGGAAAAATTTGATGATATCATTGGCAAGGATAATGTTTTATCCGGCCAGGGATTTCTCCACAAGTATCTCTGGAATTTGATTTTGAACCTGTTTGTCTCCGAATCCTTGAAATCAAAACATGTTTCCGAAATAGAGGAATTAACAAGCAAACATCTACAGTTATGGTCTTGTCAACAACCTTCAGTGGAATTGAAACAGGCTATATCAACTGCATTATAACTTTGGTCCCAAGTTCCAACacactttatttattaaatttagctAAAAATCATGATTCATGACAGGTTTTCTCTAATCTTACAGATGATATATGATTTTACTGTGAGGAAGCTATTCAGCTTTCTTGGATGGAAATTGTTGGGGATTAGGCACACTTTAACCAGATGAAGTAAGAACTTTAATCTGGACTTTAATAACAGTGTATTGTACCCGGATAAAGAATGAAGGAAAAATGCTTGGAGTTCAAGCTTTTAGCTTCTACGAGGAATGGAGAACAGAACTTTGAAGGCAAAGAAAGATGGAGCATATGGAAAGAAAATCTGATGATTTCATTCAAAAGAAACTTTGACTCaaagccattacatataccagaCATTGGCTAGTCAAAAAATCAACAAATGCATCACCTAAATACTATCTAACTCCACTAGTTACATAGGGACTAGATGATTTTGCTTGCACACTAGAACAAAGCTGGTAACCAGCTCTTTGACCATCAAGTTACATCAACTTGTCATCCAAACATAATTCAAAATGAACCAAATTATAAAAACATTGTTAAAAAAAGTATCAAAATGAAACTAAGACAAAACAGTAGCATTAATATCTTCAGTTGCACGTACTTTACCCGGACAACTTATATGCATGAATTCTTACGTGCATGAATCTGCATGAGCTGCATGCCCACCTTTGTTGCTGCATGTGTTGCATGGGAACTAACTTCAACAGAAATGTTTGCAGGGTCGTAACAAAACAATGAACAGACAAAGAAACAAGACAAAGATTTTCTGAATGTGGTATTGGAAGAGATGAACAAAGCTGGAACCATCCTATCAGAACAGACAGCATTAGATTTGTTGTTTGCACTTCCTTTTGCTGCTTTTGAATCTGCATCTTCTGCTGTTGTATGAGCTCTTCAGTATCTTCAAAGCAACCCTCTGGCCCTAGTTGAACTGACAGTAAGTCTTGATTGCTATTCTTATATTTGTTTACTTTCTTTGAATAATTGACATGCATGTCTCTTCGACCAGCAAGAACATGAAACAATTTTAAGGGAAAGAGAAACAAAGGATTCCGGAATCACTTGGAAAGAATATAAATCAATGACTTTCACACATATGGTGAATTTGTTTAACACTATAATATATAGATTTCACTACTGTTTCTTCACGAAGAGGTTTAATATATAAATCAATGGCTTTTCATCAGGTTATCAATGAAACCATCAGGCTTGGAAATATTGTTGCTGCAATTTTCAGGAAAGTGGTCAAAGATATAGAAATAAAAGGCAGGTTTAAGTCCAATAAACCAAATTCATCTATGTTTAATGTATCTATGCTCATTTTTGTTGagcattggcctgcaatgcaacatgtGACCAGCAGCTCACCAAGCTGACTTGCATTAGAGCAGAACCGAGAGCAGCACCAACTTGGtccattttgatttattttgttcAAATGTAACTTGTCTTAGTTGAATTGTAACTTGTAATCAAAGTTAGTAAGATTTTTGATGTAATGGATGTAATAGCTGATCATAtcagcttacttgtgtatgtggttcacattttgaaattgttaagcaTTAGTGGGAGTAGTTAAGTCAGTAGGTAATTGTTCATTGACTTTGTAATTCTTATAAGCTACTTTTTCAATGAAATATATGATTATTCAGTCATTCTTGAGCTCAAGTCCTCTTTGttttttacttgtttcaatcctttcaattctcttaaGTTTGTATGAGAGTGTTGTTGCTGCATATGTTCCAACAATTTTGTATGAATTGTGGGTGGTACAGATTATAAAATCCCTGCAGGTTGGATCATTTTGACGTGTACACCAGCAGTTCATTTGAACCCCACGAAATACGGGGATCCACTTACATTCAATCCATGGCGATGGAAGGTGATTTAGTTGATTATTCAAAGCTAATTTGAACACAATTTGGTTCTAATATTATTGGATTTAGAAACTAATTAGCATGAAAACAAACAAGCAGGGGAGAGAATTGAATGCAGGTTCTAAATTCTTTATGGGGTTTGGTAGTGGTGTGAGACTTTGTGCTGGTGCCGAATTTGTGAAGCTGCAAATCTCTATTTTCCTTCACCATTTGATCTCAAATTACAGGTAATACGAGTAACTTAAAACATAACATTCTAAAATTAATGGTTCAACATGTAATAATATAGTACAAATTACAAGTGATTTAGGTGGACAGTGATAAAAGAAGGAAAGGCTGTTCGACAGCCGGGACTGGTGTTTCCGGACGGTTTCCATGTTCAAATCTTGAACAAAAAGTTCATATGAAGTTGCTGTTGAATGGTTAGAGCAAACCTGGATAAAAAAAGACCAGACATTTATGAAGAACATACTATGAAACAATGATGCTATGTCTAGCTAGCTTGTAACAGATGCATGAAATAAACCGAAATTCGGACATAAACGCATGTAACGTGTTGAATATAATCAAGCAATCATAAATTTCATTACCTTCTCCTTTCAACGCCACATTGCCACCGGTTTGAGTACTCACCATCACGGAACGTTGCATACATTACAACCGGTCATTGCCAAAAAGTGGTAACCAACCATGACTATTCAAGACATAAAAGATAGACATACAAGTCGAAGTCGGTATCAGACTCGATGGTGAAACCGAGCAGGACACCACAAAAGCCAGGCAACCTAGCATAGCGGAGGAATTTGAATTGTTAGAGGTAATAAGCGCCATTAACACCCACAAAGTGATCTCCTATTGTCAGTGGAATGAGTCATCATGTAGAGGTTCCTGACAGCCTCGCAAACATGAGTCATCAGAATCGCAAAATGCTACCAGTTTTGTTGATCCACATGTAGTAGAAAACAACCCTCTTCCTGGATTTGTTTTAACATATCTAACTATTCAAAGTGCAGCCCCATAATGTGATCTTTTAGGTCTTTGCATAA
This window of the Gossypium arboreum isolate Shixiya-1 chromosome 12, ASM2569848v2, whole genome shotgun sequence genome carries:
- the LOC108478143 gene encoding protein 108, translated to MAVVKSLVCHSSQAAVLLLLLVVASVQTRTSKAQLSCTNQLINLNVCAPFMVPGATETQPNSLCCGALQAVQHDCLCSTLRIASQLPSQCNLPPLYCAT